AAAGTTCATGATAATCAAGTGCTTTCACATAATCTCCTGTGGTTTTTGCCAATTGATATAAAGACAGATAAGTGTTTTTTCTGATTTCGAGAGAACCCACCTGATAAGAAATGGATAGGCTTTGGTTGTAGTAGTCATAGGCGCTGGGGTATTGCTTAATGTCTTTGTAAATATTACCGATTGCCAGAAGATTGGAAGCCATTTCCTTTTTATTGTCCAGCATCTGATTGATTTCATAGGCATTTTTGTAATATTCAAGTGCTTTGGCATTTTCATTCAAACGTTGATAGGCTAATCCAATATTTTGGAGACAGACGGCTATTCCTGCTTTGTCATTAATTTCTCTTTTGATTTTCAGGGCTTTTTCGAAATATTCAATCGATTTTTTACTCTCATTTTTAAGCGAATAAACTATTCCGATATTTGTATAAGCATCGCTTACACCTCTTTTGTTCCCTGTTTCTTCTGTGATTTTCAATGATTTCTGATAGTATTCAAGTGCTTTTTCCAGATTGTTCATTTTCTGAAAAATGATACCATATAGGTTGTAGCAGTTTGAGATATATTCCACCTGATTTATAGCTTCAAAGGTATTCAGGGCATTTTGCAGGTTGTCCATGGCCAGATCGTATTTATCCAGATTCAGATAGCTGTTGCTGATGTTGTAGTATAAAATAGCAACTCCCCTTTTATCTTCTAATTTTTCTTTGATTTTCAACGATTTCTGATAATATTCGATGGCTTTGTCAAACTGGCTTTTGTTTGAATAGATCTGTCCGATACCATTAAGTGTTTTGGCGATTCCTATCTGGTCATCCAATTCTTCTCTGATTGTCAATGCTTTCTGATAATATTCCAATGCCTGATCATAGTTCCCGGATTGGTCATTTAAAATACCCATCAGGTGGTAGGCTTCGCCAAGATTGGATTTGTCTTTCAGTGTTTTTGCAATGCTGATAGCCTGCAGAGCATAATTTTTTGATTTTGAAATTTCATCAAAAGAAGAATAAACAATGGCCAGATTTATATACGCCCTTGCTTTTTCGGTGTTGTTTTTTTGCTTGTCTGCTGATTTTAGCGCCATTTCGGCATATTTGATACAATCTTCTGTGAGTCCTGCATAAAAACATTCCCTTGCCAGATCATTGAGACATTTTGCCTCATGTGCTTTACCAGCCTTATTCAAAGCACTTTTTAAGCTATCGATGGTGCTCTGGCTGGATACATTCAGGTAAAGTAACAAAAAAACCTGAATTATAAAAGCAGTTTTCAATTTCATGGTTTTTCCTTATTTGGCGTATGCGGTCAGTTAATTTTCATGGCAAAGCTACAAATATTATCAAAATAAAAAAAGCTGTCAACCATCGCTGACAGCTTTTCTTTAAATCAGGTATTGTTATTTATTTCGTAAATATCTGACGGACAAGGGTTTTTTCTCCCGAGACAGCCCTCAGGATGTAGAATGAAGAACTGTAGGCGGAAAGATCAACCGTATATTCTCCGGTGAAACTGGTATTCAGAAGTTGCTTCCCGTTCAGATCATACAGTTGTATGCTGATGATTTCGCCTGAAAGATCAGTCAGATAGAGTGTTTTGCCTGAAATAAAGTAATTCATCTTCAGGTCATTATTTTCAGCAACCGAAATGTTTGTGGTAGTAAAACTTAGCTCTGCTCCATAGACGGTTCCTTTTGCATTGGTGGCATAAGCCCTTACATAATAGGTTGTTTTCGGGCTTAATCCGGTTATCTGGCTGACAAAAACACCTGAACCGCTCCCATCACTTGTTTTTGTGGATAAAGTAAAATCCGGATTAGGTGATGTGCTCCAAACCACTCCCCTTTGGGTGACAGAAGCTCCTCCTTCATAGGTAACATCTCCGCCACAGGTGGCTTCATAGTCTCCGATATTTGTTACGGGGGAAGTTGTAACTGCCGGATAATCAATGTCTGTAGTGAAGAAAGTATCGTTTCCGTAGGTTGTTCCCAGACTGTTTTCGGCCTTAACCCTATAATGATAGGTGGTATTTGGCTGAAGTCCTGTCAGGCTGTAAATGACATTTGAGGTAGTCATTCCGTTGAGGGAGTCCGGAACGGAGTTTACGCTGTTTCCGTAAGCGGTTGTGGTTCCCCATTCAAAGGTAATTTTAGTCGGAAGGTTATTGGGGTTCACTTCGGCATTCAGCTGGGCGGAATTAACGTCAATATTGGAGGCAGCAAGTGTTTTTGCATAGGGAACATCCTTGAAATCGGTTGTGAAAGACTGATCTGCCCCATAAACAGTACCTGCCTGATTGCTGGCAACGACTCTGAAATGATAGGTCGTATTCATGTCGAGTCCGGTGATTGTAATGTTAATATTTTCCCAATTCATTCCGAAAACTGAATCAGGAGCAGGTGTTATGGTATTGCCGTAAGTAATGGTTTTCCCATATTCAAAAACAACGCTTGTCGGAGAATTATTGGCTTTAACCAAAGCATGCAGTTCGGCAGATGTAGTCTGAACGTTATCAGCACTTTGGGTGACCGCTTCCGGTAGAATAGACGGTGTGTTAAAGACAGAATCA
The Sphingobacteriales bacterium DNA segment above includes these coding regions:
- a CDS encoding tetratricopeptide repeat protein, with the protein product MKLKTAFIIQVFLLLYLNVSSQSTIDSLKSALNKAGKAHEAKCLNDLARECFYAGLTEDCIKYAEMALKSADKQKNNTEKARAYINLAIVYSSFDEISKSKNYALQAISIAKTLKDKSNLGEAYHLMGILNDQSGNYDQALEYYQKALTIREELDDQIGIAKTLNGIGQIYSNKSQFDKAIEYYQKSLKIKEKLEDKRGVAILYYNISNSYLNLDKYDLAMDNLQNALNTFEAINQVEYISNCYNLYGIIFQKMNNLEKALEYYQKSLKITEETGNKRGVSDAYTNIGIVYSLKNESKKSIEYFEKALKIKREINDKAGIAVCLQNIGLAYQRLNENAKALEYYKNAYEINQMLDNKKEMASNLLAIGNIYKDIKQYPSAYDYYNQSLSISYQVGSLEIRKNTYLSLYQLAKTTGDYVKALDYHELYSQVNDSLLNENLFRQISELQTKYETEKNKQMIELLNKDKEIQATKLARQRTVIVFFVVGLVLVLILVIVILQSLQRKKRDNAIIAREKAKVEELLLNILPVKVVNDLKEKGSTQPEGFENVSVFFSDIVGFTKASATMDPDELISELNDMFTAFDDIFVRHECERIKTIGDAYMAVCGMPVRNEKHAENIVNAAVDVIKYLNERNATHQHKWNIRIGINSGRAVGGIVGVRKYLYDVFGDTVNTASRMESNSEVMRINVSENTYHLLKDKYNFTERPPLEVKGKGLMNMYFLETNF